One window of Deinococcus metalli genomic DNA carries:
- a CDS encoding RidA family protein, with the protein MRQTISSGGLWEAAVGYSRAVRVGNVVHVSGTTATVDGEVVGVDDPAEQTRVALGIICRALEAAGARLEDVVRTRIYVTDIARWPEVGRVHGEVFGAIRPAATMVQVAALIDPQHLVEIEAEAIITE; encoded by the coding sequence ATGCGGCAGACGATCAGCAGCGGTGGACTGTGGGAGGCGGCGGTCGGGTACTCGCGCGCCGTGCGCGTCGGGAACGTGGTGCACGTGAGCGGCACGACCGCCACCGTGGACGGCGAGGTGGTCGGCGTGGACGACCCGGCCGAGCAGACCCGCGTGGCGCTGGGGATCATCTGCCGCGCGCTGGAGGCCGCCGGCGCCCGGCTGGAGGACGTGGTGCGCACCCGGATCTACGTGACGGACATCGCCCGCTGGCCGGAGGTCGGCCGCGTACACGGCGAGGTCTTTGGCGCGATCCGCCCGGCGGCGACCATGGTGCAGGTGGCCGCCCTGATCGACCCGCAGCACCTCGTGGAGATCGAGGCCGAGGCGATCATCACGGAGTGA
- a CDS encoding BON domain-containing protein, with translation MTRYRDDRSQMDPYAQDRSRSMTQDREWGQRDWNRQDDRSQDRSMPDRYAQDRSMQDRYSDDRARDLSWDTSRMSTGMGGQDRWEDRGREYGREGMGRSSGSRDDDRMWVIRPDTGPGSGYGFSSGAAGDRSGGRMDDRGGDMRWRNLRWDADQQTWRGQDDFGRQDGRGGQGMGGSWGRPGQDGGYSARGDSGWQGQGGQSAWGGARGESYRGRGPKGYQRSDDRIKEMVSDALEDDDYLDASNIEVQVQSGEVTLTGTVNDRAQKRRAEDCVDTLRGVKDVHNQLRVQQNQQDMGGASTGGMTGSSAASTTRSDTTPTVSGTAKS, from the coding sequence ATGACGCGTTATCGTGACGACCGTTCCCAGATGGACCCGTATGCCCAGGACCGCAGCCGCTCCATGACGCAGGACCGCGAGTGGGGCCAGCGCGACTGGAACCGCCAGGATGACCGGTCTCAGGACCGTTCCATGCCGGACCGCTATGCCCAGGACCGGTCTATGCAGGACCGCTACAGCGACGACCGCGCCCGCGACCTGAGCTGGGACACCAGCCGGATGTCCACGGGCATGGGCGGCCAGGACCGCTGGGAGGACCGTGGCCGCGAGTACGGCCGTGAGGGCATGGGCCGCAGCTCCGGCTCCCGCGACGACGACCGAATGTGGGTCATCCGTCCGGACACCGGCCCGGGCTCCGGGTACGGCTTCAGCTCCGGCGCGGCAGGCGACCGCTCCGGCGGCCGCATGGACGACCGCGGCGGTGACATGCGCTGGCGCAACCTGCGCTGGGACGCCGACCAGCAGACGTGGCGCGGCCAGGACGACTTCGGCCGTCAGGACGGCCGGGGCGGCCAGGGCATGGGCGGCAGCTGGGGCCGTCCGGGCCAGGACGGTGGCTACAGTGCCCGCGGTGACAGCGGCTGGCAGGGGCAGGGCGGCCAGTCCGCGTGGGGCGGCGCCCGTGGCGAGAGCTACCGCGGCCGTGGCCCCAAGGGCTACCAGCGCAGCGACGACCGGATCAAGGAAATGGTCAGCGACGCCCTGGAGGACGACGACTACCTGGACGCCAGCAACATCGAGGTGCAGGTCCAGTCCGGCGAGGTCACCCTGACCGGCACCGTGAACGACCGCGCCCAGAAACGCCGCGCCGAGGACTGCGTGGACACCCTGCGCGGCGTGAAGGATGTCCACAACCAGCTGCGCGTGCAGCAGAACCAGCAGGACATGGGCGGCGCGTCCACCGGCGGCATGACCGGCAGTAGCGCGGCGTCTACCACCCGCAGCGACACCACGCCCACCGTCAGCGGCACCGCGAAGAGCTGA
- a CDS encoding aldo/keto reductase: MPHPASHLLMPGAPRLGLGLAALGRPGYLNVGHAADLPDTSLEAMNAHAWTMLDDAWAAGLRYFDAARSYGLAEEFLGSWLRERGHVARVGSKWGYTYVAGWRTDADVHEVKSHDRATLDRQWPQTLAALGRAPDAYLIHSATLETGVLEDASVLSRLAELAASGVRVGLSTSGPRQADTVRRALDVRVDGAAPFSVVQATWNVLEPSAGAALAEAHAAGWTVVVKEGVANGRLTGRGHVPPALAAAAYERDVTPDAVALAAVLAQPWADVVLSGATTPDQLAQNLAALRLTVDPAEFAALARTPDGYWQERAALPWT; this comes from the coding sequence ATGCCGCACCCTGCTTCCCACCTGCTCATGCCCGGGGCACCCCGGCTGGGGCTGGGCCTCGCCGCGCTGGGCCGCCCCGGCTACCTGAACGTGGGCCACGCCGCCGACCTGCCGGACACCTCCCTGGAGGCGATGAACGCCCACGCGTGGACCATGCTCGACGACGCGTGGGCAGCCGGCCTGCGGTACTTCGACGCCGCGCGCAGCTACGGCCTGGCCGAGGAGTTCCTGGGCAGCTGGCTGCGCGAGCGGGGGCACGTGGCCCGCGTGGGCAGCAAGTGGGGCTACACCTACGTGGCCGGCTGGCGCACCGACGCGGACGTGCACGAGGTCAAGTCCCACGACCGGGCCACGCTGGACCGCCAGTGGCCGCAGACGCTGGCCGCCCTGGGCCGCGCCCCGGACGCGTACCTGATCCACTCCGCGACGCTGGAGACAGGCGTGCTGGAGGACGCCTCCGTGCTGTCCCGTCTCGCGGAGCTGGCGGCGTCGGGCGTGCGGGTGGGCCTGTCGACCAGCGGACCCCGGCAGGCGGACACAGTCCGGCGGGCGCTGGACGTGCGGGTGGACGGCGCCGCGCCCTTCAGCGTGGTGCAGGCCACGTGGAACGTGCTGGAGCCCTCGGCCGGAGCGGCGCTCGCCGAGGCGCACGCGGCCGGATGGACCGTGGTGGTCAAGGAGGGCGTGGCGAACGGCCGCCTGACCGGGCGGGGGCACGTGCCACCCGCGCTGGCCGCGGCTGCGTACGAGCGGGACGTGACGCCGGACGCCGTGGCGCTCGCCGCCGTGCTGGCGCAGCCGTGGGCAGACGTGGTGCTCAGTGGGGCGACCACGCCGGATCAGCTCGCGCAGAACCTCGCGGCGCTGCGGCTGACCGTCGACCCGGCCGAGTTCGCTGCCCTGGCCCGTACGCCGGATGGGTACTGGCAGGAGCGGGCCGCCCTGCCGTGGACGTGA
- a CDS encoding LexA family protein encodes MSRDMLPSRPPPGLTPRQWDVLRTALDCRTDEVLSASALAETLGLARQNLREHLLALAAAGWLEYHARPRQPALLILTPRARALRARQGAHSVPLPGFPVLGEVAAGPPGVAEQHVEGMVTRLDEVLTLHEGDFLLRVRGQSMTGLGIFPGDLVVIRPAEVAHNGDLALVLVPGEDTATLKRWQRRGRTVTLLSENPAFEPMRYAADDVQVQGLLIGHVGSVDARRRP; translated from the coding sequence ATGTCACGTGACATGCTTCCCTCCCGGCCGCCGCCCGGCCTGACACCCCGGCAGTGGGACGTGCTGCGCACCGCGCTGGACTGCCGCACCGACGAGGTCCTCAGCGCGTCGGCGCTGGCCGAGACCCTGGGGCTGGCGCGGCAGAACCTGCGCGAGCACCTGCTGGCGCTGGCCGCCGCCGGCTGGCTGGAGTACCACGCCCGGCCCCGCCAGCCGGCCCTGCTGATCCTGACCCCGCGCGCCCGCGCGCTGCGTGCCCGGCAGGGTGCCCACAGCGTCCCGCTGCCGGGCTTCCCCGTGCTGGGCGAGGTCGCCGCCGGCCCGCCGGGCGTGGCCGAGCAGCACGTTGAGGGGATGGTCACGCGCCTGGACGAGGTGCTCACGCTGCACGAGGGCGATTTTCTGCTGCGGGTGCGCGGCCAGAGCATGACCGGCCTGGGCATCTTCCCCGGCGACCTGGTGGTGATCCGGCCCGCCGAGGTCGCGCACAACGGCGATCTGGCCCTGGTGCTGGTGCCCGGCGAGGACACCGCCACCCTGAAGCGCTGGCAGCGCCGGGGCCGCACGGTGACATTGCTCAGCGAGAATCCGGCCTTCGAGCCCATGCGCTACGCCGCGGACGACGTGCAGGTGCAGGGCCTGCTGATCGGCCACGTGGGCAGCGTGGACGCCCGGCGGCGGCCATGA
- a CDS encoding Y-family DNA polymerase, with translation MKATLAALVLDPFALWVAARHAPPGAPVVVTDGGRVLDADAAARAAGVQPGMRVSGALSRLPTLHAVPRSGPAGAAAWSEVLRVLPAFSPHLEVLAPGRALLTLTPAAATQLAAALGGQVGLAGTRELALLAALSAAPGQTVTVHAGEEADFRAALPLRVLGGVGLSAAHVERLGWLGLRAVGELLRWSRAQQAAFLGADYPALRPYLHGAASGGVGAVRPEATVSAALAFDDPLFEPHDLEAALDALAATLLDALGTRRPGRVTLDARVAGLTMSATREPKDDLRVPATLRRALRATLHDADAARYGIEGLEVTLGGLERPAVQGDLWGRAQAQDAAGRAEGRFPGSMRRVRWLDVFSLAPGHHYEWVRVADGQPGAPAPVRATPTPAAAPFPRRPDVRA, from the coding sequence ATGAAGGCCACGCTCGCCGCACTGGTGCTGGACCCCTTCGCGCTGTGGGTCGCCGCGCGGCACGCGCCGCCGGGCGCACCCGTGGTGGTCACGGACGGCGGGCGCGTGCTGGACGCCGACGCCGCCGCGCGGGCCGCCGGGGTACAGCCGGGCATGCGCGTGTCCGGCGCCCTGTCACGGCTGCCGACGCTGCACGCCGTGCCCCGCAGCGGTCCGGCCGGCGCGGCGGCGTGGAGCGAGGTGCTGCGGGTGCTGCCCGCCTTCAGTCCGCACCTGGAGGTGCTCGCGCCGGGCCGCGCGCTGCTCACCCTGACGCCGGCCGCCGCCACTCAGCTCGCCGCGGCCCTGGGCGGCCAGGTAGGGCTGGCTGGCACGCGTGAGCTGGCGCTGCTGGCGGCGCTGTCGGCGGCGCCGGGGCAGACCGTGACGGTCCACGCCGGCGAGGAAGCCGACTTCCGCGCCGCACTGCCGCTGCGTGTGCTGGGCGGCGTGGGCCTGAGCGCTGCGCACGTGGAGCGCCTGGGCTGGCTGGGCCTGCGCGCCGTGGGCGAGCTGCTGCGCTGGAGCCGCGCGCAGCAGGCCGCGTTCCTGGGCGCGGACTACCCGGCGCTGCGCCCGTACCTGCACGGCGCGGCGTCCGGCGGGGTGGGCGCGGTCCGCCCGGAGGCCACCGTGAGCGCCGCCCTGGCCTTCGACGATCCGCTGTTCGAACCGCACGACCTAGAGGCCGCCCTGGACGCGCTGGCCGCCACGCTGCTGGACGCGCTGGGAACGCGCCGCCCCGGCCGGGTCACGCTGGACGCGCGGGTGGCCGGCCTGACCATGAGCGCCACGCGCGAGCCCAAGGACGACCTGCGCGTGCCCGCGACCCTGCGCCGCGCCCTGCGCGCCACCCTGCACGACGCCGACGCCGCGCGCTACGGCATCGAGGGCCTGGAGGTCACGCTGGGCGGCCTGGAGCGGCCGGCCGTGCAGGGCGACCTGTGGGGCCGCGCCCAGGCCCAGGACGCGGCCGGGCGGGCCGAGGGGCGCTTTCCCGGCAGCATGCGCCGCGTGCGCTGGCTTGACGTCTTCAGCCTCGCGCCGGGCCACCACTACGAGTGGGTGCGCGTCGCCGACGGACAGCCGGGAGCGCCGGCGCCGGTCCGGGCGACGCCCACCCCCGCTGCCGCCCCGTTCCCACGCCGGCCGGACGTGCGGGCGTAG
- a CDS encoding DUF6504 family protein, which translates to MRAVEEEVHVQLSGGTPQVLLWRARRYRVSGVLDEWRAAGRWWRRDPPRDYWLLRAGPLTAEVYHVRSAAGDAWVLSRLAD; encoded by the coding sequence GTGCGGGCCGTGGAGGAGGAGGTGCACGTGCAGCTGAGCGGCGGGACGCCGCAGGTGCTGCTGTGGCGGGCCCGGCGTTACCGGGTGAGCGGCGTGCTGGACGAGTGGCGCGCGGCGGGCCGCTGGTGGCGGCGTGATCCCCCGCGCGACTACTGGCTGCTGCGCGCCGGCCCACTCACGGCCGAGGTCTACCACGTCCGCAGCGCGGCGGGCGACGCGTGGGTGCTGTCACGGCTGGCCGACTGA